From Caldicellulosiruptor hydrothermalis 108, a single genomic window includes:
- a CDS encoding ISNCY family transposase: MSNFIKTQKQKFLKILMTIEKVIKALGLKIKSSRRGRPKKFKLSHIIACFVYKVKNKINSFRELEYKINEDEEFKKAIGIEKSPDHSYFSKWAKVIEEGYIEGIARILVREIVPQTKVCAIDSTPLRSSRGDKEAEVGVCVSLGFYNGYKLHVLATVEDEVIPIVWWLTRANIHDSKVVELLYEAKIFGPEVILADAGYDCAKWFEVADRLEIKFVAAVNKRNSKDFSNVKNILRVKNMEFLRSEEGQRLYKQRTKIERLFGKLKGEYNLEQIRLRGFRTYKRHVDWIMITYLIEVYIQKIENCKFSFKYTWNNL, encoded by the coding sequence ATGTCTAATTTTATTAAAACACAAAAACAAAAATTTTTAAAGATACTTATGACAATTGAGAAAGTAATAAAAGCCCTGGGATTAAAGATAAAGAGCAGCAGGAGAGGAAGACCGAAGAAATTTAAGCTAAGCCATATAATAGCTTGTTTTGTTTACAAAGTCAAAAACAAGATAAACAGCTTCAGGGAATTAGAATACAAGATAAATGAAGATGAAGAATTTAAAAAGGCTATAGGGATAGAGAAGAGCCCTGATCATTCATATTTTTCGAAATGGGCAAAGGTAATTGAAGAAGGGTATATAGAAGGGATAGCAAGAATTTTAGTGAGAGAAATAGTTCCGCAGACAAAAGTTTGTGCTATAGATTCCACACCTTTGAGAAGCTCGAGGGGTGACAAAGAGGCAGAAGTAGGAGTATGTGTTAGTTTAGGTTTTTACAATGGGTATAAATTACATGTGTTGGCAACAGTTGAAGATGAGGTTATACCTATAGTATGGTGGTTGACACGTGCAAATATCCATGACAGTAAAGTAGTAGAACTTTTGTATGAAGCTAAGATATTTGGACCTGAAGTAATATTAGCGGATGCAGGTTATGATTGTGCGAAGTGGTTTGAGGTGGCAGATAGACTTGAGATAAAGTTTGTAGCGGCGGTAAATAAGAGAAATAGTAAGGATTTTAGTAATGTAAAAAATATTTTGAGGGTAAAAAATATGGAATTTTTAAGAAGTGAGGAAGGACAAAGGTTATATAAGCAAAGGACAAAAATTGAAAGATTATTTGGGAAGTTAAAAGGAGAATACAATTTAGAACAAATAAGGTTAAGAGGTTTTAGAACATATAAGAGGCATGTGGACTGGATAATGATTACTTATTTGATAGAGGTCTATATTCAAAAAATTGAAAACTGTAAATTTTCTTTTAAATACACGTGGAATAATTTATAG
- the eam gene encoding glutamate 2,3-aminomutase, with protein MEKLNVINNNERFEKLKEAIKDYLEVRDTIKTGIEDEEKIEYQKRKILSYFGASEKDWGNYKWQLKNRITSAKILKDLLNLDEKEAQQIEQVGKIYRFAISPYYLSLIDPNDPNCPIKRQSVPSSLELVEKGDLDPMDEEHTSPTKIVTQRYPDRLIIKVTNICGMFCRFCQRRRFIGETDTHASLDDITDAIEYVAQNPHIRDVLITGGDALMLSDEILEWILRSLRQIPHVEIIRIGTRAPVTLPQRITKDLVDMLKKYHPIYINTHFNHPREITKESKRACEMLADSGIPLGNQMVLLNGVNNDKFVVRKLNQELLKIRVKPYYIFHPKRVKGTSHFWVTIEEGMEIIESLRGRTSGMAVPTYIINAPKGKGKTPIMPNYLLYFGKDKVVFRNWEGEVFEVENTSL; from the coding sequence ATGGAAAAGTTAAATGTTATCAACAACAACGAAAGGTTTGAAAAGTTAAAAGAAGCTATTAAAGACTACTTAGAAGTCAGAGACACAATCAAAACGGGCATAGAGGATGAAGAAAAGATTGAATATCAAAAAAGAAAGATTCTTTCCTACTTTGGTGCAAGCGAAAAAGACTGGGGAAATTATAAATGGCAGCTGAAAAATAGAATTACCTCAGCCAAAATATTAAAAGATCTTCTAAACCTTGATGAAAAAGAAGCACAGCAAATAGAACAAGTAGGAAAGATTTATCGCTTTGCAATCTCACCTTACTATTTGTCGCTAATTGACCCAAATGACCCAAACTGCCCAATAAAAAGACAATCTGTTCCAAGCAGCTTAGAGCTGGTAGAAAAGGGCGATCTTGACCCAATGGACGAAGAGCACACATCACCTACCAAGATAGTAACTCAGCGCTATCCAGATAGGCTCATAATAAAGGTTACAAATATATGTGGGATGTTTTGCAGATTTTGCCAAAGAAGAAGGTTTATTGGCGAGACTGACACACACGCATCCTTAGACGATATTACAGATGCAATAGAGTATGTGGCACAAAACCCGCACATTCGAGATGTTCTAATTACAGGCGGCGATGCCCTGATGCTTTCTGATGAGATTTTGGAATGGATTTTAAGGTCACTCAGGCAAATACCTCATGTTGAGATAATCAGAATTGGTACACGAGCACCTGTGACTTTGCCACAAAGAATTACAAAAGATCTTGTTGATATGCTAAAGAAATATCATCCAATTTATATAAACACCCACTTTAATCACCCACGTGAGATAACGAAAGAATCAAAAAGAGCTTGCGAGATGCTGGCAGATAGCGGCATTCCACTTGGTAACCAGATGGTTTTGTTAAATGGGGTCAACAATGACAAGTTTGTTGTTCGAAAGCTCAATCAAGAACTTTTGAAAATTCGGGTAAAGCCATATTATATCTTTCATCCAAAAAGAGTAAAAGGAACATCGCACTTTTGGGTGACAATTGAGGAGGGCATGGAGATTATTGAGAGCCTCAGAGGTAGAACCTCCGGCATGGCAGTGCCAACATACATCATAAATGCACCAAAGGGCAAAGGCAAAACTCCAATCATGCCAAATTATCTTCTTTACTTTGGCAAAGACAAAGTGGTCTTTAGAAACTGGGAAGGTGAGGTTTTTGAGGTTGAAAATACCTCTTTGTGA